In the genome of Deinococcus betulae, the window GGCGCGAGCAGAAGTCCGCCAGCGACTTATACCGCCCAGCACGCTCGCGCTCCTCCAGAATCTTGAGCACGGCAGCCTCGCCCAGACCCTTAATCGCGTACAGCCCGAACAGAATCTCCTCGCCCTGTACCGCAAAGTCGGCGGCCGAGCGGTTGATGTCCGGCGGCAGCACCTTTACGTCCATCTTGCGGGCGTCACTGACGTATTCCGCAACTTTATCGGAATCACGGCGCTCGACCGTTAAGAGGGCCGCCATGAATTGAACGGGATAGTTTGCTTTGAGCCAGGCGGTTTGATAAGTAATGACACCGTAGGCCGCCGAATGGCTGTTGTGCACCACGAGATCGTTCGCCACAAAGTTATGGGTGCCCGGCACTTCCAGATCGTAAGTCTGGGCCTCACCCGCTGGCTCAATACTGGTAATGGTGTCCCAGTACAGATCATCCGAGCAGGCGTCCAGCAGCGCCGCATCCTTGAAGAACTCGCCCAAGGTCTGAATCGTCGTGCGGCGGAAGCCTTTTTTGTGGGCTTTGGGCGCGCCGTAGAATTCTTTGGTGCAGACACCGGAACGGGTCTCAATCTCGCGCCAGCCCAGGCCGCTGGCCTGCTTGGCGGTCTGTACGCGCGCCTTGATACTGGCCGGCACCGTGTCGATTGTTTCGCGGCCCTGGGGCACGCTGGCGTAATAAGACCGCAGTGCGGCCAGTTGCTTATCGCGGCCCACCAGATGCGGCGAAATCACGTTCAGGAACTGGTCTATGCTGCGCCGCCCTACCAGATGCACGGTGTAGCCGGTGCGGCCTGCGGTGTCTTCTCCACGCGCGTACCCGAAATGCTTCTCGGTCACTTTGGCAACCATCCCCAGGCGCAGCAGGACATGGGCCAGGTCATCGGCCAGCTGCCGGGAGGAGGTGGCGGCGTAAGGCGTGGTATTACCCGCTCCGAACAGGAAGCCGTCGCCCGACCAGTACCGGCCTATCAGTACGGCCAGCGAATCGTTGTTGAGGCGGAAAGCGGCCGCAGGCAAAGCTTTTTCGGTGGCCTTTACCCCTGTCAGCCCCAGCCTTTCCAACCACAGCCGCACGCCAGACTTGCCACCTGCACCGCCGCGCACACCGCTCCCCAAATAAACATCGTGGACGTTCTGGCGCTCGGGACGCATCTTGACGCTGGGCCGGGTGTTCGGAAATTCGTCGGCCAGGGCCACCATATCGGCCACCTGCGCCTCACTCTGCGAATACAGATAGGCGCCGCAGGGGTGGCAGGTGTTGCCCTCGGCCAGCACCCAGCCCAGCAAGGCCGCTTCGTGGTTCGGCCAGGCCTCATTGCCCAGTTCGGGCAGGCGGGCAGGCGCGGCAATGCGGTCGCCCGGCCCCAGGTCTTCCACGTTGCGCCAGCCGTCCAGCGTCAGCAATGGGTGGTTGCCAGTGGCGGTCAGTTCGCGCCCCAGGGCCGTCCTGACTTTGAACACGGGCTTCACACCGTTGTCAAAGAATTGCCCGCTGGATCGCAGCTCCAGGCGGTAAGCCGCGTTGACGCTGGGCAGTTCAACTTGCTGACCTTCGCGGTACAGGTCCTCAATCCGGCGGAGCTCGCCGCCCGCCACCGGCACACGCGTATCGCCCGTCAAACATTTATTGAAGCCGTAATTTGCAAACGCATCGAGCAAATCGAAAAGTTTATTGCCCTCTTCTTTCGGCACACTGTTCTTCTCGGCGCCGTCTACAAAGATTTGCCTCTGCCGCTTCATCTCCTCGGCGTCTTTCTTGCCCATCGCCCGGCGCAGCAGGTCAGCGCCGCCCAGGGAGAAGCCCGCGACCTCCGAAGCGATCTGCATGATCTGCTCCTGGTAAACGGGAATACCGTAGGTTTCGGCCAGAATCTTTTCCAGGTGTTGTGCACTGGCCGGAAAGCCGTCGCGCACGTAGTCCACGTCTTCGATGCCGTGGTGGCGGCGGACATAGGTGGGAATGTTTTCCATCGGGCCGGGGCGGTACAGCGCCGACAGGGCGATGATGTCGGCCAGGCGGCGCGGCTTCAGGCGGCGGGAAGCGTCGGCAATCCCCGCCCCTTCCAGCTGAAACACGCCCTTGGTGTCGCCCCGGCTCATCAGTTCATAGGTCTTGGTGTCGTCGAAGGGAATGTCGTCGAAGGTGCCGTAGGTGGCCTCGAAGTCGGTGCCCGATTCCTTGAGGATGCGCTTGGCTTCATCCAAGAAGGACAGGGTGCGCAGGCCCAGGAAGTCCATCTTGATGAGGCCTATGTCTTCCACGGCCTTCATGTCGTACTGGCACACCATGCCCTCGCCGGAGGTGTCGCGCATGACGGGCACGAGGTCGGTGAGCTGCGTTTTGCCAATCACCACGCCCGCCGCGTGGACCGAGGCGTGGCGGGTCAGGCCTTCGAGTTTCAGCGCGAATTCGTAGGCTTCCAGCAGCTGTGCGTCTTCTGCCAGCAACTGCTGAATGTCTGGCACGGCGTCGCGCGCCTGTTCCAGGCTGTAGCTCTTGCCGAACTTGATCGGAATGAGCTTGCTGACCTTGTCTACCTTGGCGTATTCCAGGCCCATCACGCGCGCCACATCTTTCAGGCATGCCTTACTCGCCATCGTCCCGAAGGTGGCAATCTGCGCCACCTTGTCCTCGCCGTATTTGTCCTGCACATAGGCAATCACTTCGTTGCGCCTGGCGTCGTTGAAGTCAATATCGAAGTCGGGCATCGAGATGCGGTCGGGGTTCAGGAAGCGCTCGAACAGCAGCTCGAATTCGAGGGGATCGAGGTTGGTGATTCGCATGGCATAGGCCACGAGGCTGCCGGCCCCCGACCCACGACCCGGCCCCACAGAGATGTCCTGATCCTTGGCCCAGTTGATGTAATCCGCGACGATCAGGAAGTAGTCGGGGAAGCCCATGTTGTTGATGACGCTCAGCTCGTATTCCGCGCGGCGCAGGATGACCAGAGCGTGCAGGTGATGGGCGCGGGTGGTTTCCTCGTCAGGCTCGGACGGGTCAAGTTCAATGCTGGTGTCGCTGTCTCTCTGGCTGGCCTTGCGGCAATCCTCGTGCGCGTAGGCCGGCAGTTGGCCCGCCTCGGCCTGCGCCTCCATCCCTTCCAGTGACGGGTATTTCGTGTATTTCTCGCCCGCCGACTGGCCGCGCGTCTCCCAGATACTGCCCATGAAGGCCAGCAGGGTGAACAGGGTCTCCAAGTCGCAGGTCTGAGCGTCGCAGCCGTCCACCCGCTTCAGGACTGCTGGAGCATCCTCGCCCAATGCCTCCAGCGACCTCAGCGCGTAGTCACGCAGCAGGTTTTCCGTCGCGTGACCGGGATACCGCTTGACGGTCCCCCGGTAGGTCTGCACGCGCAGTTCCTCTTTCATGGTGCGGCCCTCGGGAATGGGCAGCTCGGGCATCTGGTACACACGCTTTTTGCCCACCGGCAGGTCCACATTGCACAGCTCGGCAATCATGGCGGTGTTGTCAAAGGGCTCCTCGCCCCAGTCGGCTACCGGCAGGGCGCGCTGCATTTCCTCTAGGTCCTTCACATAGAACTCGTCGCAGGGGAACTTGAATCGGTTCTCGTCGGCCAGCGTGGCTTTCGTCTGAATCGCCAGCAGCGTTTCATGAGCCGTGGCATCCGTCTTTTTCACATAGTGGCCGTCGTTGGTGGCCACCATGCCAATGCCCAGTTCCTGCGCCCACGCTCTGAGGATGGGGTTGTTCTTCTTCTGCTCGGGTAACCCGTGGTCCTGAACCTCGATGAAGTAGTTTTCCCCGAACAGCTCGCGGTACCACAGCAGGCGCTTCTTGGCGTCCTCTTCGCGGCCTTGCAGTAGCAGTTGCTGCACCTCGCTGCCCAGACAGCCGGAGAAAGCGATCACGCCTTTGTGGTGCTCCTGCAGCAGCTCGTGGTCAATGCGCGGCTTGTAGTAATAACCCTCGGTGTAGCCCCGGCTGCTTAGGCGGCAGAGGTTCTGGTAGCCCTCAAAGTCACGCGCCAGCAGGGTCAGGTGAAAGATGCCCTTCTCGCCGTCCTGCCCGCGCGTACGGTCGCGGCGGGTGCCCTGCCCCGGCACCACATAAGCCTCGTAGCCAATGATGGGTTTGACCCCCATGCCGGTCGCGTAGTTATAGAAGTGCACCGCGCCGTGCATGTTGCCGTGGTCGGTCATGGCCAGGGCCGGCGTGCAGCCCTCCGGCGTGACTTCCTTGGCCCATTTCAGCAGGTCCTTCAGTTTTGCCGCGCCGTCCAGCAGGCTGTACTGCGTGTGCTGGTGCAGGTGGGCAAAGCGCTTGGGCGCGCTTCCGCCGGGCGCCGTTGTGGGTTTACAGCACGAGCCGTCGGGCAGGTGGATATGGGGGGCAGCGGCGGCGTCGGGCGAGGTCACAGGGTCAGGATAGGGCGGAGGGATAAAGCGCACCGCGACGCGGCTCTCTTGACGACCCTCGCTGGCCCATGTCTGTCCTCCCAACCCACACCCTGATGAACTTGGCGGCCGGGGCGCGCCCCTTCACGTCCACTTCAGCGCGCCTGCTGTTCTACCTTTGGCCTTTCGCGGAACAAAAACCCGCAAGGGATCAGGAGGCCTGTCACCCACAGCGCTCCTCTGAGCCAGGAAAACCACTGTTCCAACTAGGCGGCAATCAAAGAGTCGCCGTTGTCGTTAAATCCGGCTACGAAAGAGAGGGCACCGTAACTCAGCACCACACCGCCAAAAGCCAGTGCCGAGAGCGCACTCAGGAGGCATCCAGCGGGTTTGACCTTCATGCCTATGACCCTAGCCAACCCCAGGTCGCGGAGCCGCCGCATCTGCCCAGCGTCAGGTTTTTGTAAGACCCCTGTAACCCCCGCCCCCGCACGCTAAGGCATGAGACCAGGCCAGCAGGAGCTGCGCTGGGCGTATCTGCTGTTCGCCCTGCTGGCCCTGGACAGTTTTCTGGTGGCGTGGCAGGTGCCGCGCCCCCTGGCCTTCTGGGTGCTGCTTCCTCTACTGGCGGTGCAGCTGATTGCCGCGTGGCTGGCGCCGCGCGTGGTCCGGATGGTGCGGGGCCACCGCCAGCTCCAGGAGTCTTACGCCGAGGAACTAGCGTTCGCCCGCCAACTGATGGAAAGCGTGGAACATGGGCTCACCGTGACCGATGAGGACGGCCGCTTTGTGTATGTCAACCGCGCCTACGCCCGGCTGCTGGGCACTGTGCCGGACAAGGTGCTGGGCCGCACCCCATTTGACTTCACTCTGCCCGAAGACCACGCCCAGCTGCTCGCGGCGCAGGCCGAGCGCCTGGGCGGCCAGAGTTCGTCGTACCGCACGCGGCTGCGCCACCACAGCGGCGCGGCGGTTGAGGTCGTGGTGACCGGGACGCCGCGCTGGCATGGGGGGCGCATCGTGGGCAACGTTGCGGCGGTGGTGCCCCTTCACGAGTTGGATCAGAATTAGTTAACGCTTTCAGGACGGGCTCTGCTTCCGGCAAGCCCCCTCATCTTCACCGCTTCTAAACTTGAGCCGACTACACTCAACTCTATTGACAGTCTTCAACTGTGGGCCTATGATGGATGGCAGTCAGAACTGCTGCCCACACGGCGGCAAATCCCCACCCTTACAGGAGTCAACATGCCCAAAGCCGTTGGAATTGACCTTGGTACCACCAACTCCGTTATCTCTGTCATGGAGGGCGGCCGCCCCGAAGTGATCGTGAATGCCGAAGGCGCCCGCACCACCCCCAGCGTCGTGGCCTACAAGGGCGACGAGCGCTTGGTCGGCCAGATTGCGCGTCGTCAGGCCGCGCTGAACCCCGCTGCCACCCTCTTTGAAGTCAAGCGCTTCATCGGCCGCCGCTGGGACGAAGTCAAAGAAGAAGCTGCGCGCAGCCCCTTCACCGTCAAAGAAGGCCCCGGCGGGTCGGTGCGGATTGAAGTGAACGGTAAGGACCTCGCCCCCGAGCAGGTCAGCGCCGAAGTGCTAAACAAACTGGTGCAGGACGCCAGCGCCAAGCTGGGCGAAAAGATCAAGGACGTGGTCGTCACCGTGCCCGCGTACTTCGACAACTCGCAGCGTGAAGCCACCAAGCAGGCCGGCGAGATTGCGGGCCTCAACGTGCTGCGCGTCATCAACGAGCCCACCGCCGCCGCGCTGGCCTACGGCCTGGAGCGCAAGGGCAACGAGACCGTGCTGGTCTTCGACCTGGGGGGTGGCACCTTTGACGTGACGATCCTCGAACTGGGCGACGGCGTCTTTGAAGTGAAGTCCACCTCCGGCGACACCCACCTGGGCGGCGCGGACTTCGACCAGCGCATCGTGGACTGGCTGGCAGGCGAGTTCCAGAAGGACAACTCCTTCGACCTGCGCAAGGACAAGCAGGCCCTGCAGCGCCTGATCGAAGCGTCCGAGAAGGCCAAGATTGATCTGTCGAGCGCCTCGGAAACGACCATCAGCCTGCCCTTTATCACCTTTGACCCCGAAACCCGCACCCCCATGCACTTGGAGCGCACGCTGAGCCGCGCCAAGTTCGAGGAACTGACCGCTGACCTGCTGCGCCGTGTCCGCAAGCCGGTGGAACAGGCCCTGGCCGACGCCAAGCTGGACGCGAGCAAGATTGACGAAGTGATTCTGGTGGGTGGCTCGACCCGCATTCCGGCTGTCAAGCGCATCGTGCAGGACATCATCGGCAAGACGCCCAACGAGAGCGTCAACCCCGACGAAGCCGTGGCACTCGGTGCTGCGGTGCAGGCCGGCATCATTCAGGGCGACTCGGCGCTGGGCGACATCGTGCTGGTGGACGTCACCCCGCTGACGCTGGGCGTGGAAGTCAAGGGCGGCATGATTGCGCCGATGATTACCCGCAACACCACGGTCCCCGCCAAGAAGACCGAGATCTACACCACCGCCGAGAACAACCAACCGGGCGTGGAGATCGTGGTGCTGCAGGGCGAGCGCCCCATGGCGAACGACAACAAGTCACTGGGCCGCTTCAAGCTTGAGGGCATTCCGCCCATGCGCGCTGGCCAGCCGCAGATTGAAGTCACCTTCGACATTGACGCCAACGGCATCCTGCACGTGACCGCCAAGGAAAAGACCAGCGGCAAGGAAGCCAGCATCCGCATCGAGAACACCACGACGCTGGACAAGGGCGATGTCGAGCGCATGGTCAAGGAAGCCGAGCAGAACGCCGCCGCCGACAAGCAGCGCCGCGAGAAAGTCGAGAAGCGCAACAACCTCGACTCTATGCGCGTGCAGGCGCTGGGCCAGATTGAGGAAAACGAAGGCGCCTCGCAGGAGGCCAAGGACAAACTCAAGGCCGCCGCCGACGAGGCCGAAGAAGCGGTGCGCGCCGACGACGACGCCAAGATTGACTCGGCCCAGAAGCGCCTGGAAGAAGAACTGCGTTCCTTCATGACGGCGGCGCAGGCCGGAGCACAGGGCCAGGACGCGGGCGCCCAGGGTCAACCCCAGGCGAACAAGGCCGACGACGACGTGATTGACGCGGATTTCAAGCCCGCCGAATAAGCGCACGTCCTCCGCACGACCACGACCACCCAGGGGAGAGGACGGCCAGCGCGCCGCCTCTCCCCTCCTGTTCTCCACTACTCTGGAACCAATGTTCCGCAAGCGAGGCCCCAAGATGACCGACGATCAGCGTAAGCCGGACGACACCGAGACCAAGACGATAGACGCCGAAACCGAACTGGACGTGCCCGAGACCGAAACCGACAATCTGGACGAGGATCAGGAGGCCGCCTTTGCTGGGCTGGACGGCCTGGACGAAGGCATGCTGGGTCAGGTGCAGGAAATGATGGCCAAGCTGGGCCGCGCCGATGAGCTGGAGAAGGAGAACGCCGACCTGAAGGGCCGTCTGGCCCGCCTGGCCGCTGACTTCGAGAACTACCGCCGCCGCACCCAGGAAGACGTGCAGGCCGCGCAGGGTCAGGGCGTCAGTAAGGCCGCCGAAGCGCTGATGCCGGTGTATGACGACATGGACCGCGCCGTGACGATGGGGGCTGCCGATCCGGCCAAGCTGGTGCCCGGAATGCAGGCCGTGCAGGGCAAGATTCTCAACGTCTTTTCTGGTCTGGGCCTGGAAGTCACCGGTAAGGAAGGCGAGGCCTTTGACCCCCAGTGGCACGAAGCGCTGCAGGTGGTGGCCGGCGACGAGGACGACGTGATTGTGCAGGTCTACCAACTGGGCTTCCGCATGGGGGACCGCCTGGTGCGGCCAGCCCGCGTGGTTGTGAGTAAAAAGGGTTGAGGGGGACGCGTTGATGGGTGATGGAGCACAGCAGAGGCGTCAGCCATCAACAGCCCGCGACCCGCTGCATGGGGTGACGCTGGAACGGTTGGTCACGCATCTGCACGACGAATACGGCTGGGAGGAACTGGCGCGGCGCATTCCTGTCAAGTGCTTTCAGACCAACCCCAGTATCAGCAGCAGCCTCAAGTTTCTACGCAAGACACCCTGGGCGCGCGAGCAGGTCGAGGGCGAGTATCTGAAACTGGGGCGCCGCGAGGATACCAATCCACTGATTGGGGCGCTGAAGGCCGGGACCCTGGGCGCCCATCAGACGGTCCCCAGTCAGACCAAAGCGCATGAGGCGCTGGGCTGGGCGCTGCGGCACGGGGAGGCAGAGGCCACCCTGGGGACCCTGCTGGGCCTGATTCAGGACGTGACGTTCTGGCAGGGCACCGCCCCCCTCCCGCTGCTGAACCTCGCCATTGACCGGGACGCGCCGCCCAGTTTCATCCGCGAGCTGCTGCGGCGCGGCGCTGACGCCAATGACAGCCGCTACTGGCTGCCGCTGCTGCATACGGTGGACGTGGAAGGTCTGGCGTATCAGTCTGGCCGCCGCGCGCCGCGTACCGATGTGCTGGACCTGTTGCTGACGCACGGGGCCACCCCGACCGCCGCTGACCCCAGAGGTCACACGGCCCTGGACATGGCCCGCACCTACGGCCTGAAGGCCGTCATCCATAAACTGGCCCCCAGCACACCGTCCTGACCCCTGGACCGACTGACGCCAGGACCCCCTGAAAGGAGGCGCCCCCCGTGGCCTACAAGGATTATTACGACGTGCTGGGCGTGTCGCGCGGTGCGTCCGACGCAGACATTAAAAGTGCCTACCGCAAGCTGGCCAAGCAGTACCACCCCGACAAGAATGCGGGCGACGAAAAGGCCGCCGAAAAGTTCAAGGAGATTGGCGAGGCCTACGCCGTCCTTTCTGACCCTGAGAAGCGCAAGGTCTTTGACCAATTCGGGCATACCGGGCACGTGCCGCCCGGCTACCCGGGTCCCGGCGCCGGGGGCTTTCAAGGGGGCGACTTTGCCGGCTTCGATTCCGGACAGTTCAGCGACTTCTTTCAGGGTCTGTTTGGCCGGGCTGGGGGGCGCGGCGGCGCGCCGGGGGGCGGCGGTTTCCAGGGGGGCGCCCAGGTCAATCTGGAAGACCTGCTGGGCGGCCTGGGGGGCGCAGGCCAGAGCCGACGCTTCGTGCAGAACGTCGAAGGCGAGCTTCAGGTGACGCTGGAGGAGGCGTTCAGCGGCTCGGATGAGGTCATCAATGTGGACGGCAAGCGCCTGTCGCTGAGGGTGCCGGCGGGGACGCGAGACGGCGCGCGGCTGCGCCTGGCGGGGCAGGGTCCGGGCGGCGGCGACGTGCTGCTGACCATCCGTGTACTTGAAGACGCCCGCTTTGACCTGGACGGCGACCACCTGAGCACCAGTGTGGATGTGCCGGCCCCAGTGGCGGCGCTGGGCGGCGACGTGACGGTCCAAACCCTCTCGGGCAAGGGCAACCTGAGCGTGCCGCCGGGCAGCAGCGGTGGGCGGCGCATGCGCCTGCGCGGCCAGGGCTGGCCCCGGCGCGACGGCACCCGAGGCGACCTGTACGTGAAACTCAATGTCACGGTGCCGGCCACACTCACGGACGACCAGAAAGAGCTGTACCGCCAGCTGCGTGAGCTGGGCTAAGGCTTAGGCGAAAGCAGGCCCACCCGCGCATTGGGGTGGGCTTCTTTTCGGTGGGCTACCGAGATGTAAGCCTTCAGCAAGCGCCAAGCTGATGCCTCTCAGCACGCCGCCCTCTGTCAATGTCGGGCGAGAGCCTCCATCAACCCGCAGCCGACGGCCTTTAAATCGTCGGCTGGCTGATGCCTTGCAGGGCCTTTTCATCGGCGCCGCCGCCCGTGCGGGTGGCCAGGTCGGCCAGGCTCACAATGCCGATCACCTTGCCTTCTTCGGTCACCGGCAAGCGGCGCACCTGGCGCTGGGCCATCTGCTCCGCTGCGGCCTGCACATCGGTCTGGCTGTCCAGGGTCAGAACGTTGCCGCTGGCGTAATCGCTGGCGGCACTGCCCAGGTCGTGTCCGTAAGCCACCGCGCGAATCACGATGTCGCGGTCAGTCAGGATGCCGCGCAGCTGGTCGCCGTCCATAATCAGGACGTTGCCAATGTCCTGCTCCCGCATCAGCGAGGCCACCTCTTTTAAGGTGGCACCAGCATCGGTGGTCGTCAGGTCGCTTGTCATGATGTCTTTGAGGGTGGTCATGCCCTGACGGTAGGGCGCAGTCACCAGCGCCCGCGTGGGAAGAGGCCTAAGAGCTGCCCTGGAAATCTACAGCCAGTCTTGAGTTAGGAGCTTCGCGCCAGGCTACCGATGAGCATTCACCTCTCCTTCTTGTGCCCAGCCCTGCGCCCTCTTTTCTGCCCTACAGCAAAAAGCACCTGGAACCGCATGGTTCCAGGTGCCTTGAATGCATCCGAGTCTTACTTCATCAGCCACTCGAAGGCGGTCTTGACGAGAATGTTCCGGCTGTTGGGGGTCAGCCCTTCCAGACCGAAGCCTATCGTGACGGTCCGGTAGTTGCCGCCGTCGTTGGCCACAATCGCGCCGGCATTCTCACCGGCATTCTGGGCGGTCACACGCGGACGGTTCTGGGTCTGCGCCTGGGTGTTCCCGCCCAGAATCTGTCCCAGCACGTTGTTGATGATGTTCACGGCAATCTGCTCGACTAGGCCACGCGGTTCCTGCACCTTCTGGGCCGCGCGGGTCTTGTTGGGGTCCACCCGGATGCTCTGGGCCGTGATGGTGCCGGCTGTGGCATTGGCCGTGCCCCACGAAGCCACCACGCTGCTGCCGCCCTGGTCAGCGATCACGTCGGGGTAGTACTGGTTGCCCGCGCTGCCCTGAGCGTTGAGGGTAAAGGCCGTGTTGCCAAAGGCGCCGCGCGTCACAAACTTGGCCTGACCGCTGCTGTCGGCCACAAAGCGGGTTTTCAGGGTGCCGGTGTAAAAGGCGCTGGTGCCAATATCATAGCCGATGTCCTGGCCGGTGATCATCAGGTTGCCGCCGCCCGCCACATACTGCCGCAGGGTGTTCTGGTCAGCCGCCGTGATGGTGTTCTGGTACTGCTCGCCCGTGGCCCACACCACGATATCGGCGCGCTGCATCTCGCTCAGGGGCACCGCGCCCTGGCTCTGGGTGTTCCACACGAAGGCCCCGCCGCTGACCGCATTGGCCTTGACGGCGTCACGCAGCGCAGCCGTCACATCGGCGCCCTGGCCCATGTCGTCGTCAACCAGCAGCACGCGAGGCTTTTTGCCGGTGCTGGGGGCCGGCGTAGGGGCCGGAGTTGGAGTGGGGGCAGGCGCCGTACCGGGGCGGTCTTTGATAAAGCAGCCCTTGCGTTGATTAGGCGCAGGGTCGCGGCCCCAGTCAGCCACAGTGCAGTTAAAGCCGTCGGTGCCCACGCCCGTCAGGTACTTGCCGTCGGTGCCGAACGCCGCGTCTTTCTGGCCGCTGAAGTTGCACTTGCTGCCTTCAAGGGCACACAGGCTGTAGCCCGCCGGGCCGGTGGGCTGAGCCGCTGGAGGGGTAGGAGTAGGCGTTGGGGTCGGGGTTGGCGTAGGGGCAGGTGGAGTCGGCGTGGGTGTGGGCGCCGGGGGCGTCGGTGTGGGTGCTGGGGCTGGGGTCCCGCCCGCCGTCACACCCAACTTGCCCAGGGCGCCGGGCACACTGATCTGGCCGTAACCCACGTTGTTGTTCTTGCTGCCGGCATTGCTGGCACTGGTGTACAGCGCGTTCTTGATGGCGTCCACGCTGGTCGTTGGCTTGGCCGAGAGCAGCAGGGCCACAGCCCCGGCGGCAATCGGACTGGCCTGCGACGACCCACTCAGGGCGCCGTACTTGCCATCTGGGAAGGCACTGGTGATTTCCACACCGGGGGCCGCGATGTCCGGCTTCACGAACACGCCCTTGATGGTGCTGTTCCAGTTCACTGGGCCACGGCTGCTGAAGCTGGCCACGTTGCCGCTCTGGTCCACGGCCCCCACACCAATGGCGTCCGGAAGGTTGCCGGGGCTCCCGGTGCTGCCGGCGGTGGGGCCAAAGTTACCGATGGCAAACACGGGCACCACGCCCGCCTGAATCATGTTCTGCACCGGCACGATAAATTCGTCGTAGGTGCCGGGAATCCCCAGGCTCATGTTCACCACGTCGGCGCCGTCGTCGGTGTCGGCGTTGTTGTCGGGGTCCAGCACATACTGCATCCCGGCAATTACCTGGGCAAAGGTGCCCTCGTTGTTGGGCAGGACCAGGGCGCTGATAACCGTGGCGCTGGGCGCCACGCCCACCGTGTCGCCCACCAGCAGGCCGGCGGTATGGGTGCCGTGGTTGGTGGTGTCGCGCGTGGCGGCACCCTGCACGCGGTCGCCCGCCGCGTTGAACTCGGCAAAGGCCCTGACCTTGCCGTTCAGCTGCGGGTGAGACGCGTCAATCCCGCTGTCGAGGTGCCCAATCTTGATGCCCTGGCCTTTAAAGCCGGCGGCCCAGGCCTGCGGCGCGCCAATTTTGGCCAGGTGCCAGGCCTCGCCGGGGGCAGCGGCGGCGGCGCTCAGGGCCACGGCGCGCTGGGGCTTGGGAATCTCGACCTTGAAGTTCTCGAACACGTCCGAAACAAAGGGCAGCAGCGCCAGCGCGCGCGCCTGCACTGGGGTCATGGGCAGGTAGATACTCTGGTCCAGCCACAGCTGCGTGGCCTTGCCCGAGTTCAGGGCCTGCCCCACGAAGCCCGCCACCGGCCCCAGCTGAGCCAGCTTGGTGTTCAGCTGCTGGCGCAGGTTCTTGAACTGGGCGCGGCCCCGCTCGTCGTTGGCAAACTGAAAGCGCACAATGACGCCCACCTGGGTCTGGTCACCCTTCTGGGCACGTTGCAGCAGGGTCGGGGACAACCGGCCAGCGCTGGCCTCGGACAGGCCGCCCAGGGTCAGGGCCGCGCCGAGCAGGAACACATTCCGCTTCATCATGCCGCTCAGGGTAGGGGCCGGGGCGTGACGCGCCCTGAAGAGAACGTGAGGAGACCTTGACCTCCCGTCAGGCGGGCATCAGGGGCAGGGGACGCTGCGCAGTGCCAGCCCAAAGTCAAGGCGGAGGGCCGCCTCATCTGCGGCCCCGTCTCTAGAAAGTCCAACTGCGCTCCCTGGCTCAGCGGGAGTAATCCACAATCAGTTCGCCCGTATCCACCTTGTGGTTGATCATGCTGGTGCGCTCGTAACTCAGCAGAATGCGGCCACTGGCCAGCTGTAACAGACTCAAGGTCCCTTTGACGGCCCGGCCCTGAATTCCGCTGCCACCAAACACTTTCCACTGAAAGCCAGAGCGCACTTCCAGGCCTCGGCTGGCGTCGTTGTTCGGCGCCACATTGACCGGCTGGGCGCTGAAGCCCTCGGGGCAGCGCATCTCACCGGTTTTCAGGTCAATGGTCACGCCACGCAGCACGCCGTTCATGGCCGGGCCGTCCCCAAAGGTGACGCGGTTGGCGTCT includes:
- a CDS encoding S8 family peptidase; this translates as MKRNVFLLGAALTLGGLSEASAGRLSPTLLQRAQKGDQTQVGVIVRFQFANDERGRAQFKNLRQQLNTKLAQLGPVAGFVGQALNSGKATQLWLDQSIYLPMTPVQARALALLPFVSDVFENFKVEIPKPQRAVALSAAAAAPGEAWHLAKIGAPQAWAAGFKGQGIKIGHLDSGIDASHPQLNGKVRAFAEFNAAGDRVQGAATRDTTNHGTHTAGLLVGDTVGVAPSATVISALVLPNNEGTFAQVIAGMQYVLDPDNNADTDDGADVVNMSLGIPGTYDEFIVPVQNMIQAGVVPVFAIGNFGPTAGSTGSPGNLPDAIGVGAVDQSGNVASFSSRGPVNWNSTIKGVFVKPDIAAPGVEITSAFPDGKYGALSGSSQASPIAAGAVALLLSAKPTTSVDAIKNALYTSASNAGSKNNNVGYGQISVPGALGKLGVTAGGTPAPAPTPTPPAPTPTPTPPAPTPTPTPTPTPTPPAAQPTGPAGYSLCALEGSKCNFSGQKDAAFGTDGKYLTGVGTDGFNCTVADWGRDPAPNQRKGCFIKDRPGTAPAPTPTPAPTPAPSTGKKPRVLLVDDDMGQGADVTAALRDAVKANAVSGGAFVWNTQSQGAVPLSEMQRADIVVWATGEQYQNTITAADQNTLRQYVAGGGNLMITGQDIGYDIGTSAFYTGTLKTRFVADSSGQAKFVTRGAFGNTAFTLNAQGSAGNQYYPDVIADQGGSSVVASWGTANATAGTITAQSIRVDPNKTRAAQKVQEPRGLVEQIAVNIINNVLGQILGGNTQAQTQNRPRVTAQNAGENAGAIVANDGGNYRTVTIGFGLEGLTPNSRNILVKTAFEWLMK